A region of Pontiella agarivorans DNA encodes the following proteins:
- a CDS encoding alpha-L-fucosidase — translation MADPIPDQNNIKSVSAEGEGEQRLSIEKLQEFMQWKYGMFIHWGMSTFDGLELSACEPIETYNPTDLNVDEWISVARDAGMKYAVLTTKHVAGHALWPSAYGDYSVKNSKNTTDVVGEYVNACREKGIKVGFYYCAWDNTNLFGMPVTKDWNEYALGMTTTNDAFREFMWNQCDELIDTYNPDYFWVDMPKVLPLDKRIEFYDRVTERKPEMFFAYNHSCQNGTTFDHTFAWPSDIMTLERNFPNAYNGHAKQDYFQWKEILGKNYYIPGETNDTIGREWFYAEDDAVRSDKDLLGMYMGTTGRGVNFLLNCPPDKRGRMPQRWIDALMRLRKNIDLVGLD, via the coding sequence ATGGCTGACCCGATTCCCGATCAGAATAATATTAAATCCGTATCCGCCGAGGGCGAAGGCGAACAGCGCCTGAGCATTGAAAAACTGCAGGAGTTCATGCAGTGGAAATACGGCATGTTCATCCACTGGGGCATGTCGACGTTCGACGGACTCGAACTCAGCGCCTGCGAACCGATCGAAACCTACAACCCCACCGACCTGAATGTGGACGAATGGATTTCCGTGGCACGCGATGCCGGAATGAAGTATGCCGTCCTCACCACCAAGCATGTGGCCGGGCATGCGCTCTGGCCCAGCGCCTATGGCGACTACTCCGTCAAAAACAGCAAAAACACCACCGATGTCGTCGGCGAATATGTCAACGCCTGCCGCGAAAAAGGCATCAAAGTCGGCTTCTACTACTGCGCATGGGATAACACCAACCTGTTCGGCATGCCGGTGACGAAAGACTGGAACGAATATGCACTCGGCATGACCACCACCAATGATGCCTTCCGCGAATTCATGTGGAACCAGTGCGATGAACTGATCGACACCTACAATCCGGATTATTTCTGGGTGGATATGCCCAAAGTGCTTCCGCTCGATAAACGGATTGAATTTTATGACCGCGTTACCGAGCGAAAACCGGAAATGTTCTTTGCCTACAACCACTCCTGCCAAAACGGCACGACGTTCGATCACACCTTTGCCTGGCCGTCAGACATCATGACGCTGGAACGCAATTTCCCGAACGCCTACAACGGCCACGCGAAACAGGATTATTTTCAATGGAAGGAAATCCTCGGTAAAAACTATTACATTCCGGGAGAAACCAACGACACCATCGGCCGCGAATGGTTCTACGCGGAAGACGATGCCGTTCGTTCCGACAAGGATCTGCTTGGCATGTATATGGGCACCACCGGCCGGGGCGTCAACTTCCTGCTGAACTGTCCGCCGGATAAACGAGGCCGCATGCCGCAGCGCTGGATCGATGCGCTGATGCGCCTGCGCAAAAATATCGATCTCGTCGGACTCGATTAG
- a CDS encoding sulfatase family protein yields MKPILLLTFLTTAISAFTGEQPNLLFIMLDDLGAGHCQFYNDNLTVDQFDPYFKERVARTQEYTPEQALELSKKAMPALTKLARGGAYFQRAYAASSLCAPSRLAIATGKIPPAAGVYTNMDVESGGIKPGEHLAHKLHDAGYATAHIGKWHVGKRDQQVIQDALAKHGITETVWWGQLGKKYPGIWNEAWEAGYYGSVVPEQNPLNNGFDYYYGYNNWASQFYDSTLVWENTEHAGRQSGYNTEVFTDKALNFIRKQNGKPFYIQLHYHAVHDYLEPNAPKKYWKGFQSTSYNLSNFYAHLNAADQNIKRILDYLESTGQLENTLIAFTSDNGAMSGEASVLPGNAPYTGHKGMFRQGGIRVPLMFYWKKGIKPQGALEQLASSMDIIPTFIAAAGLTPPEQIDAKSLLNILSGKDPSEVHDQLIWAGIHARAWGFNRHRSLVGKNAERTKAPGGWAVLKGEHVLRYTGTIEAGIYEDQPDGCPDRLELFNIRQDPAETRNIIDQNPELAETLKAEYLKRAADFPPPVVWKKEKWQELVP; encoded by the coding sequence ATGAAACCGATCCTGCTCCTGACTTTTCTGACCACCGCCATTAGCGCATTCACCGGCGAACAGCCGAACTTACTGTTTATCATGCTCGACGATCTCGGGGCCGGCCACTGCCAGTTTTACAACGATAACCTGACCGTCGACCAATTTGACCCTTACTTTAAAGAGCGCGTTGCCCGGACCCAGGAATATACCCCGGAACAGGCACTGGAGCTTTCAAAAAAAGCGATGCCGGCGCTGACGAAACTGGCCCGCGGCGGAGCCTATTTTCAACGGGCTTATGCCGCCAGCAGCCTGTGTGCCCCCTCCCGGCTGGCTATTGCCACCGGGAAAATTCCACCCGCCGCCGGCGTCTACACCAATATGGATGTGGAAAGCGGCGGCATTAAACCGGGCGAGCACCTCGCCCATAAACTGCACGATGCCGGATACGCCACGGCACATATCGGAAAATGGCATGTGGGCAAACGGGATCAGCAGGTGATTCAGGATGCTCTGGCAAAACACGGCATCACCGAAACCGTATGGTGGGGACAGCTGGGCAAGAAATATCCGGGAATCTGGAACGAAGCCTGGGAAGCCGGCTACTACGGCTCCGTGGTTCCCGAGCAGAATCCGCTGAATAACGGCTTCGACTACTATTACGGCTACAACAACTGGGCCAGCCAGTTTTATGATTCCACGCTCGTCTGGGAAAACACTGAACACGCCGGACGTCAAAGCGGATACAACACCGAGGTCTTCACCGACAAGGCACTGAATTTCATCAGAAAACAGAACGGGAAACCGTTTTACATCCAACTCCACTATCATGCCGTACACGACTATCTGGAACCCAATGCCCCGAAAAAATACTGGAAAGGATTTCAGTCTACGTCCTACAACCTTTCCAATTTTTATGCGCACCTCAATGCGGCAGACCAGAATATCAAACGAATACTCGATTACCTGGAATCGACCGGCCAATTGGAAAACACCTTGATTGCATTCACTTCCGACAACGGCGCCATGTCGGGTGAAGCGAGCGTACTGCCGGGCAACGCCCCCTATACCGGCCACAAAGGAATGTTCCGCCAGGGCGGTATTCGTGTTCCGCTGATGTTTTACTGGAAAAAAGGAATCAAACCGCAGGGAGCGCTCGAGCAGCTCGCTTCCAGCATGGATATTATTCCAACCTTTATCGCCGCCGCCGGCCTGACCCCGCCGGAACAGATTGATGCAAAAAGCCTGTTGAATATACTCTCCGGAAAAGATCCTTCGGAAGTTCACGACCAGTTGATCTGGGCCGGAATTCACGCCCGGGCCTGGGGCTTCAACCGCCACCGTTCGCTCGTCGGAAAAAATGCAGAACGCACAAAAGCCCCCGGCGGCTGGGCGGTTTTAAAGGGCGAACATGTGCTGCGCTATACCGGAACCATCGAAGCCGGTATCTATGAAGATCAACCGGACGGCTGCCCGGACCGCCTCGAGCTTTTCAACATCCGACAGGATCCAGCCGAAACCCGGAATATTATCGACCAGAACCCGGAACTGGCGGAAACCCTGAAAGCGGAATACCTCAAACGCGCCGCGGATTTTCCCCCTCCTGTTGTCTGGAAGAAAGAGAAGTGGCAGGAACTGGTTCCTTAA
- a CDS encoding sulfatase-like hydrolase/transferase, with amino-acid sequence MKNKLLISALLVSSIALAGAARMPEKKPNIIFLLTDDQRWDSVGFMGQKIGKTPNLDQLASDGVVFDNAFVTTAICTPSRACYMLGQFERRHGIDFNSGTSMSAEAWAKSYPVLVRNAGYFTGYIGKNHLPIGDKGYRTGLMDRSFDFWYAGHHHIGFYPKDYHKIFDNAQSDTQAEILTEGVDAFLDPQSNEAFMSNAIQFLQKRDQSKPFMLSICMNLPHGFSTQSMKMKPTDDALYRTAYREYQDTLPLPPHYIPKRDLKENKLPNDLLLQDLRQTGYNWVEDEAQTRERMIRVMQAVTGIDRLVGNMRETLEKLGIAENTVIIYASDHGLFNGEFGLGGKSLCYETCMKVPMVIYDPRKKGGFRCDELVQSIDVAPTILSIAGVETPETMQGKDMTPLIAGEKTDWRDAAFGENLWSTIFGNPRCETVRTKDFRYIRYFKNDNRVRRENTPQKDWYRVSQESADLYAKWLTASIKGEKAVYEELYKTSEDPYEANNLINDPAYADVLKELRAKCKELVAEAKGDINTPPATVRVTHEDLKTHYRKWE; translated from the coding sequence ATGAAAAATAAACTGCTTATTTCCGCTCTTCTCGTAAGTTCTATAGCCTTGGCCGGCGCGGCCCGGATGCCGGAAAAAAAACCGAACATTATCTTCCTGCTGACCGATGACCAGCGCTGGGATTCCGTCGGATTTATGGGCCAGAAAATCGGGAAAACCCCGAATCTGGATCAACTGGCATCCGACGGCGTGGTGTTTGACAACGCCTTTGTCACCACGGCCATCTGCACACCGAGCCGCGCCTGCTACATGCTCGGCCAGTTTGAACGCAGACACGGCATCGACTTTAACTCCGGCACATCCATGTCGGCCGAAGCCTGGGCCAAATCCTATCCGGTGCTGGTGCGCAATGCCGGATATTTCACCGGCTATATCGGTAAAAATCACCTGCCGATCGGCGACAAAGGCTATCGCACCGGTCTGATGGACCGCAGCTTCGACTTCTGGTATGCCGGCCATCACCACATCGGTTTCTATCCGAAGGACTACCACAAAATTTTCGACAACGCCCAATCCGATACGCAGGCGGAAATCCTTACCGAAGGCGTCGATGCCTTCCTCGATCCGCAATCCAATGAAGCCTTCATGAGCAATGCCATTCAGTTTCTGCAGAAACGCGATCAATCCAAACCCTTCATGCTCTCGATCTGCATGAACCTGCCCCACGGCTTCAGCACGCAGAGCATGAAAATGAAGCCGACCGACGATGCGCTCTACCGTACCGCCTATCGCGAATATCAGGATACCCTGCCCCTGCCCCCTCACTACATTCCCAAACGTGATCTGAAAGAAAACAAGCTTCCGAATGATCTGCTGCTGCAGGATCTGCGGCAGACCGGCTACAACTGGGTCGAAGACGAAGCACAGACCCGTGAACGCATGATCCGGGTCATGCAGGCGGTCACCGGCATCGACCGCCTCGTCGGTAATATGCGCGAGACACTCGAAAAACTCGGCATCGCCGAAAACACCGTCATCATTTATGCCTCCGACCACGGCCTCTTCAACGGCGAATTCGGTCTCGGCGGAAAATCACTTTGCTATGAAACCTGTATGAAGGTGCCCATGGTGATTTACGACCCGCGCAAAAAAGGCGGATTCCGCTGCGACGAACTGGTGCAGTCCATCGATGTTGCCCCGACCATTCTCTCCATCGCCGGCGTCGAAACACCGGAAACCATGCAGGGAAAAGATATGACCCCCCTGATCGCCGGCGAAAAAACCGACTGGCGCGATGCCGCCTTCGGCGAAAACCTCTGGTCAACCATCTTCGGCAATCCACGTTGCGAAACGGTGCGGACAAAGGATTTCCGCTACATCCGCTACTTTAAAAACGACAACCGTGTGCGTCGCGAAAACACTCCGCAGAAAGACTGGTATCGGGTTTCACAGGAATCGGCCGATCTCTACGCAAAATGGCTCACGGCCTCGATTAAAGGGGAGAAAGCAGTGTACGAAGAACTCTACAAAACCTCGGAAGATCCGTACGAAGCCAACAACCTGATCAACGATCCGGCCTATGCCGATGTGCTGAAAGAACTGCGGGCAAAATGCAAAGAGCTGGTTGCAGAAGCCAAAGGCGATATCAACACGCCGCCGGCCACGGTCCGCGTTACACACGAAGATTTGAAAACACACTACCGGAAATGGGAATAA
- a CDS encoding glycoside hydrolase family 28 protein — translation MKFLIALLLGTAVTASAYVHDIRDYGAVGDGKTLCTAAVQKAINKASSSGGGEVLVTAGSYMIGTIYMKDNVTLHITGGSKLIASPNIRHFAADTHKNMYKNEPHMDRCLIFARGVHNIAFKGSGAIDGNGSWNNFNQETGRPMMIRLMNCTNIRMHDLTLKNPAAWTSAWLYCQDIVVDGITIRSRVNNNGDGLDFDGCEKVRVSNCTFDTSDDSICLQASRKDKACRDIVINNCIFVSKWAGIRIGLLSLGDFENVTVNNCIFRDIEDAGLKIQMCEGGTMKNMTFSNLVMSNVPRPVFMTFGQQRCCVDTPKGELQPMKEMKGFVFDGIRIDSSTCGKDSAIVITGMPGHPIKDLVFSDIQMTTGGGGTSADAANELKELTPDILDGWWPEYSRLDATVPAFGIYARHVDGLVLSNVNMKTAKPDQRPATRFVDVKNLRNEIQ, via the coding sequence ATGAAATTTCTGATCGCCCTTCTGCTGGGAACCGCTGTGACCGCATCGGCCTACGTTCATGATATCCGTGACTATGGCGCGGTCGGTGATGGAAAAACACTCTGTACCGCCGCGGTACAGAAAGCCATCAACAAAGCGTCGTCCAGCGGAGGTGGCGAAGTGCTGGTGACCGCCGGAAGCTATATGATCGGCACCATCTATATGAAGGACAACGTGACCCTTCATATCACCGGCGGCTCCAAGCTGATCGCCAGCCCGAACATTCGGCACTTTGCTGCTGACACGCATAAAAACATGTACAAAAACGAGCCGCACATGGATCGTTGCCTGATTTTTGCGCGCGGCGTCCACAACATTGCATTCAAGGGAAGCGGAGCCATCGACGGCAACGGCTCCTGGAATAATTTCAATCAGGAAACCGGACGGCCCATGATGATCCGGCTGATGAACTGCACCAACATCCGGATGCATGACCTTACCCTGAAAAATCCGGCCGCATGGACCTCGGCCTGGCTGTACTGTCAGGATATTGTGGTCGATGGTATCACCATTCGCAGCCGGGTGAACAACAACGGCGACGGACTCGACTTTGACGGCTGCGAAAAAGTCCGCGTCAGCAACTGTACATTCGATACTTCGGACGATTCCATTTGTCTTCAGGCTTCGCGCAAAGACAAAGCCTGTCGCGATATCGTCATCAACAATTGTATCTTCGTCAGCAAATGGGCGGGGATCCGCATCGGGCTGCTCTCCCTGGGCGATTTCGAAAACGTTACGGTGAACAACTGCATCTTCAGAGATATCGAGGATGCCGGTCTGAAAATACAGATGTGCGAAGGCGGGACGATGAAAAACATGACGTTCTCCAACCTGGTAATGAGCAACGTGCCCCGTCCTGTTTTTATGACGTTCGGCCAGCAGCGCTGCTGTGTGGACACCCCGAAAGGTGAACTGCAGCCGATGAAAGAAATGAAAGGATTTGTATTCGACGGCATACGGATCGATTCCTCCACCTGCGGAAAAGATTCCGCCATCGTCATCACCGGCATGCCCGGACATCCGATCAAAGACCTGGTTTTCAGCGATATCCAGATGACCACGGGCGGCGGCGGAACTTCCGCAGATGCCGCCAATGAACTGAAGGAACTGACCCCGGACATACTTGACGGCTGGTGGCCGGAATACAGCCGCCTCGACGCCACCGTTCCGGCCTTTGGAATCTATGCCCGCCACGTCGACGGTCTGGTGCTCAGCAATGTGAATATGAAAACCGCCAAACCGGACCAACGTCCGGCGACCCGGTTTGTTGATGTCAAAAACCTAAGAAATGAAATCCAATGA
- a CDS encoding sulfatase: MMNRRIFTRTAIVSGLLASKAVAVSRVRKKPNILFIMSDDHTTQGFGCYGSRLAKFNPTPNIDQLAKEGARFDSVFCTNAICTPSRACIMTGQYSQTNGVLDLSGALPPERQYLSIEMKKAGYQTAMIGKWHLKEEPATFDYYKVLVAAGQQGTYFDPEFIETGMKFGKHGAPGIKTVKHKGHSSDVITDISLDWLSNGWNKEQPFFLMHHYKAPHDLFENAPRYDSWLEDELIPEPESLYDPGNHGSEGTRGKDDALIHDIGSSVSKRNTIRNMGMHMKIDPDLPDREYTHQAYQAYLKRYLRCVKGVDDNLKRLFDYLKKNDLWDNTVIFYTGDQGFFLGEHDYIDKRWMYEEGMRMPFIMRYPETVKPGTVVDSLINNTDFAPTMLEYAGVRTPDYMQGHSFKSIVETGVEPDGWREATYYRYWMHMAHKHANPGHFGVRTKRYKLIFFYGADVYPNGRKDWGTRSEWRTPAAWELYDLKQDPKEMNNVYDNPEYAEIRKKLKAKLKTLRSELNETDADYPHIQEIIDEHWND, translated from the coding sequence ATGATGAACAGAAGGATTTTCACTCGAACCGCCATCGTCAGCGGACTGCTGGCTTCGAAAGCTGTCGCCGTTTCCAGGGTTCGGAAAAAGCCCAATATTCTGTTTATCATGTCCGACGACCATACGACGCAGGGCTTCGGCTGCTACGGATCGCGGCTGGCAAAGTTCAACCCGACGCCGAATATTGATCAGCTGGCCAAAGAGGGCGCGCGTTTTGATTCCGTTTTCTGCACCAACGCCATTTGCACACCGAGCCGCGCGTGCATTATGACGGGGCAGTATTCGCAAACCAACGGAGTGCTCGATCTGTCCGGTGCACTTCCGCCGGAGCGACAGTATCTTTCGATTGAAATGAAAAAGGCGGGCTATCAGACCGCTATGATCGGTAAGTGGCATCTCAAGGAAGAACCGGCAACGTTTGATTATTACAAAGTTCTGGTCGCGGCGGGTCAGCAGGGAACTTATTTTGATCCCGAATTCATTGAAACCGGAATGAAATTCGGCAAGCACGGGGCTCCGGGCATTAAGACCGTGAAACATAAAGGGCACAGTTCCGATGTGATTACCGATATCTCGCTCGACTGGCTTTCCAACGGCTGGAATAAAGAGCAGCCGTTTTTTCTGATGCATCACTATAAAGCCCCGCATGACCTGTTCGAAAATGCGCCGCGTTATGATTCCTGGCTGGAGGATGAACTGATACCCGAACCGGAAAGTCTCTACGATCCGGGCAATCATGGCTCGGAAGGAACGCGCGGCAAAGATGATGCGCTGATTCACGACATCGGCTCTTCGGTTTCCAAGCGGAATACGATCCGGAATATGGGCATGCACATGAAGATCGATCCGGATCTGCCGGACCGTGAATACACGCATCAGGCTTATCAGGCCTACCTTAAACGCTACCTTCGCTGTGTGAAAGGGGTGGACGACAACCTGAAGCGGCTGTTTGATTATCTAAAGAAAAACGATCTGTGGGATAACACCGTCATTTTCTACACCGGCGATCAGGGCTTTTTCCTGGGAGAGCACGATTATATCGATAAACGCTGGATGTATGAAGAGGGCATGCGTATGCCGTTCATTATGCGTTATCCCGAAACCGTTAAGCCGGGAACCGTCGTTGATTCGCTGATCAATAATACCGATTTTGCGCCGACGATGCTGGAGTATGCCGGTGTGAGAACTCCGGACTACATGCAGGGTCACTCCTTTAAATCGATTGTGGAAACCGGCGTCGAGCCCGACGGCTGGCGCGAGGCGACCTATTACCGCTATTGGATGCATATGGCGCACAAACATGCGAATCCGGGACATTTCGGGGTACGCACCAAACGCTATAAACTGATCTTTTTCTATGGGGCCGATGTGTATCCCAATGGACGGAAAGACTGGGGTACCCGATCGGAGTGGCGCACGCCGGCGGCGTGGGAACTCTATGATCTGAAGCAGGATCCGAAAGAGATGAATAACGTTTACGATAATCCGGAATATGCTGAGATTCGGAAAAAGCTGAAGGCAAAACTCAAAACGCTTCGGTCAGAACTGAACGAAACCGATGCCGACTACCCCCATATTCAGGAGATCATTGACGAACACTGGAACGATTAG
- a CDS encoding SHD1 domain-containing protein produces MTKLFSNLWKLPTLGVFLTGTAFAEPPPAPKGFMWVVNEDFTDEFNGDALNSEKWYDHHPRWRGRPPARFMPENVSVKDGMLQLTNGTLDESISSRHGEFTLGGAAVVSKKTEAYFGYYECRLRASSISMSSTFWMSNSGQHYPGVGRISQELDIQETVGGSKRNEKFARYMNSNTHVWHGGDSDHIGNKAELPTKSDEAFYVYGCWWEDASKCHFYLNNEHVGTVEFDTTLTEEPFRHPMHINMVTETYDWETPPTPEEINDPSRNTTYIDWVRAYVLVPTDGSLADWQLKKLKEQPREWKSANGKSSTKAKLVKAKHGYAYLRKKGGKEIRVPVKLLCKEDRELLEKVMASN; encoded by the coding sequence ATGACTAAACTTTTTTCCAATCTATGGAAACTGCCCACCCTGGGCGTTTTTCTCACCGGCACAGCGTTTGCGGAGCCGCCGCCGGCCCCCAAAGGATTCATGTGGGTGGTCAATGAGGATTTTACCGATGAATTCAACGGCGATGCGCTGAACTCGGAAAAGTGGTATGATCACCATCCGCGCTGGCGGGGACGTCCGCCGGCCCGGTTTATGCCGGAAAATGTCTCGGTCAAAGACGGTATGCTGCAGCTGACCAACGGAACGCTGGATGAATCGATCAGCAGCAGGCATGGCGAGTTCACTCTGGGCGGCGCGGCCGTCGTTTCAAAAAAAACAGAAGCCTATTTCGGTTATTATGAATGCCGTTTGCGCGCATCGAGCATTTCCATGTCGTCCACGTTCTGGATGAGCAATTCAGGCCAGCATTATCCGGGGGTTGGAAGGATTTCGCAGGAACTCGATATTCAGGAAACGGTCGGCGGTTCAAAGCGAAACGAAAAATTTGCCCGCTATATGAACTCCAACACCCATGTCTGGCACGGCGGCGACAGTGATCACATTGGAAACAAAGCCGAACTGCCCACTAAATCCGACGAGGCGTTTTATGTCTACGGCTGCTGGTGGGAGGATGCCTCGAAGTGCCATTTTTATCTGAACAACGAACATGTCGGCACCGTTGAATTCGACACCACACTCACCGAGGAGCCCTTTCGTCATCCGATGCATATCAATATGGTGACCGAAACCTACGACTGGGAAACGCCGCCGACGCCGGAGGAAATCAACGATCCCTCCCGCAACACCACGTATATCGATTGGGTGCGCGCCTATGTGCTGGTTCCAACCGACGGCTCCCTGGCCGACTGGCAACTTAAAAAACTGAAAGAGCAACCGCGCGAATGGAAATCCGCCAACGGGAAAAGCTCCACAAAGGCAAAACTGGTTAAGGCCAAACACGGCTATGCCTACCTCCGGAAAAAGGGCGGCAAAGAAATCCGGGTCCCCGTCAAACTGCTTTGTAAAGAAGATCGCGAACTGCTCGAAAAAGTCATGGCATCGAACTGA